In Solanum lycopersicum chromosome 5, SLM_r2.1, the following are encoded in one genomic region:
- the LOC101254490 gene encoding V-type proton ATPase subunit G 2, with product MESNRGNQNGIQQLLGAEQEAQHIVNAARSAKQARLKQAKDEAEKEIAEFRAFMEAEFQRKLEQTSGDSGANVKRLDQETFAKIQHLKAESESISNDVVQMLLRQVTTVKN from the exons ATGGAATCCAACAGGGGCAACCAAAATGGAATTCAACAACTTTTAGGTGCAGAGCAAGAAGCTCAACACATTGTCAATGCTGCCAGGAGTG CAAAACAGGCTAGATTGAAACAGGCAAAGGATGAAGCTGAGAAGGAGATAGCTGAATTTCGTGCATTCATGGAGGCCGAGTTCCAGAGAAAGCTTGAACAG ACTAGCGGTGATTCGGGTGCTAATGTCAAACGTCTTGATCAAGAAACGTTTGCAAAGATCCAACACTTGAAAGCAGAATCTGAAAGCATCTCCAACGATGTTGTCCAGATGCTTCTGAGGCAGGTAACCACAGTAAAGAACTAA
- the LOC101255399 gene encoding caffeoylshikimate esterase yields MKHPVAEANELSPFGTLSQSEFYSHHSVTHNSEFITNSRGLKLFTQWWSPLPPTKIIGVVCVVHGFTGESSWFVQLTAVHIAKNGFIVCAIDHQGHGFSDGLIAHIPDLNLVVDDCISFFDSFRDLHVPPSLPSFLYAESLGGAIALLITLREGDSAPRRSFDGVVLNGAMYGISNKFKPPWPLEHLLGIAAVLIPTWPVVPTRGSLPLVAFKEEWKRKLAIASPRRPLIKPRPATARELMRVCRELQGRFEEVKVPFLIVHGSDDVICDPACAEELYRRSTSKDKTLKIYPGMWHQLVGELEENVEQVFGDVVEWLKMRADVSTGDKATVDGGA; encoded by the exons atgaagcATCCAGTAGCAGAAGCGAACGAGTTGAGTCCGTTCGGCACACTGAGTCAATCCGAGTTCTACTCTCACCACTCAGTAACTCACAACTCCGAATTCATTACAAATTCACGAGGCTTAAAGCTTTTCACTCAATGGTGGTCCCCACTTCCTCCGACGAAAATCATCGGCGTCGTTTGTGTCGTCCATGGATTCACCGGAGAATCGAGCTGGTTTGTTCAACTCACAGCTGTTCACATCGCGAAAAACGGATTTATCGTTTGTGCGATTGATCATCAAGGTCATGGATTCTCCGATGGATTAATTGCTCATATTCCTGATTTAAATCTCGTTGTTGATGACTGTATTAGTTTCTTCGATTCCTTTCGGGATCTCCATGTTCCGCCGTCTCTGCCGTCGTTTCTCTATGCTGAATCCCTCGGCGGTGCTATCGCGCTTCTAATCACTCTCCGGGAAGGCGATTCTGCTCCCCGCCGGTCGTTTGACGGCGTCGTTTTGAATGGAGCTATGTATGGGATTAGCAATAAGTTCAAACCGCCGTGGCCTCTAGAACATCTACTTGGTATCGCTGCCGTTTTGATTCCGACTTGGCCCGTGGTccccactcgcggctcgttgcCTTTGGTTGCATTCAAG GAGGAGTGGAAGAGGAAATTGGCAATAGCAAGTCCAAGGAGACCACTTATAAAACCACGCCCCGCGACGGCGCGTGAGTTAATGAGAGTATGTAGGGAGCTGCAAGGGAGATTCGAAGAAGTGAAAGTACCATTTCTGATCGTCCACGGCAGCGATGATGTCATCTGCGATCCCGCGTGCGCGGAGGAGCTATATCGCCGATCGACAAGCAAGGACAAAACACTGAAGATATATCCAGGTATGTGGCACCAGCTGGTTGGAGAACTGGAGGAGAATGTGGAGCAAGTGTTCGGAGATGTCGTTGAGTGGCTTAAAATGAGAGCCGACGTTTCAACCGGCGACAAGGCCACTGTTGACGGTGGCGCGTAG
- the LOC101254797 gene encoding protein MAIN-LIKE 2 translates to MVDYYATNPGPVEDIVLYDQDKHVSSAVWEGQERGALRCHEHTSKLDQWMLTEKQVELVKMAGFGYLRMIPAISLDNPLISSLVERWRRETNTFHFTVGEMTVTLEDVAYLLGLPVDGEAVIGVTYTSCEAVCIKLLGKAPDSGYTSGGMVKLSWLKETFSQCPEDASMEDIARCTRAYLLYLVGSTIFSTTTGNKVPVMYLPLFENFDEAGKYAWGAAALSFLYRALGNASLRSQSTISGCLTLLQCWSYYHLNVGRPKLNHDPIHECFPFVLRWKGKQSSPTSNRDVAFYRKSLDSMKPSDVDWCPYSNISHTVIPEHILRSLILGRSKTMLICYDKAERHLPDRCLRQFGMHQTVPEEVQKWERKSRGVDGGVDLSTKMESELNEWSNRHLYIVEAEEDVEESEYMQWYMRITRKLVGRPVPISSEFQRMNAALREIAHIAETISTHGLDDQQLQSVTRIRYITYECLRDQIASTVFVASNSQSEAGKKVRGKERVRRKGMGKRKRKEEVDQYYAAGIPMQHRIPATAFDVDPSHLYHIGNEMDNPHLCITVSEDDHGRISHVAQSVDDIDFCEDAKEVDESHFHHLVGEQDDHLSSEVAEDKPHASLDIVVPQVSHETREDVAQQNDYGVLV, encoded by the exons ATGGTGGACTACTATGCAACTAACCCTGGACCAGTTGAGGATATTGTGCTGTACGATCAAGATAAACATGTATCATCTGCTGTTTGGGAGGGGCAG GAGCGTGGTGCTCTTAGGTGCCATGAGCACACATCAAAGCTCGATCAGTGGATGCTCACAGAGAAACAGGTTGAGTTGGTTAAAATGGCTGGATTTGGCTATTTGAGAATGATACCGGCAATCAGTTTGGATAACCCACTCATATCTTCCCTAGTTGAGAGATGGAGAAGAGAAACAAACACATTCCATTTCACTGTTGGGGAAATGACTGTTACCCTTGAGGATGTCGCGTACTTGCTTGGGCTACCAGTTGATGGTGAGGCTGTTATAGGTGTGACATATACTTCATGTGAAGCAGTCTGTATCAAATTGTTGGGGAAAGCACCTGACTCTGGATATACGAGTGGTGGGATGGTGAAGCTTAGTTGGTTAAAAGAGACCTTCTCCCAGTGTCCGGAGGATGCTTCCATGGAGGATATTGCTCGTTGTACACGTGCTTATCTTCTTTACCTGGTTGGTAGCACCATCTTTTCAACTACAACTGGCAATAAAGTACCTGTCATGTACCTTCCACTGTTCGAAAATTTTGATGAAGCTGGCAAGTATGCTTGGGGTGCTGCAGCATTATCCTTCTTGTACAGAGCACTCGGCAATGCTTCCCTTAGGTCCCAAAGCACAATTAGTGGCTGTTTGACATTATTACAG TGCTGGAGTTACTACCACCTCAATGTTGGTCGGCCAAAGCTTAATCATGATCCAATCCATGAGTGTTTCCCATTTGTGCTTAGGTGGAAAGGTAAACAAAGCAGTCCAACGTCAAACCGTGATGTGGCATTCTACCGAAAATCATTGGACTCTATGAAGCCATCTGAT GTTGACTGGTGTCCTTACTCAAACATTAGTCATACCGTCATACCAGAACATATATTGCGCAGCCTCATTCTGGGGAGATCAAAGACCATGTTGATATGTTATGACAAGGCAGAAAGACACCTTCCAGATCGTTGCCTACGGCAATTTGGCATGCATCAGACTGTTCCCGAAGAGGTACAGAAATGGGAGAGGAAGAGTCGAGGAGTTGATGGTGGTGTAGATCTCTCAACAAAAATGGAATCAGAGCTTAATGAATGGTCAAATCGACATCTCTACATTGTGGAGGCAGAGGAAGATGTTGAGGAAAGTGAATACATGCAGTGGTATATGAGAATTACAAGGAAGTTGGTTGGGAGGCCTGTACCTATCTCATCTGAGTTTCAACGGATG AATGCTGCACTGAGAGAGATTGCCCATATAGCAGAAACCATTTCAACTCATGGGTTGGATGATCAACAGTTACAATCTGTCACAAGAATCCGATATATTACTTATGAATGCCTGAGGGATCAGATTGCAAGTACAGTATTTGTTGCATCAAACTCACAAAGTGAAGCTGGAAAGAAAGTACGTGGAAAGGAGAGAGTAAGAAGGAAGGGGATGGGCAAACGTAAGCGTAAAGAAGAGGTAGACCAATATTATGCAGCAGGGATACCCATGCAACATCGGATACCTGCTACAGCTTTTGATGTTGATCCTTCTCACCTATATCACATCGGCAATGAGATGGACAATCCTCATTTGTGCATTACAGTAAGTGAAGATGATCATGGTCGGATATCTCACGTAGCTCAAAGTGTCGATGATATTGATTTCTGTGAAGATGCTAAGGAAGTTGATGAATCACACTTCCATCATCTAGTTGGAGAACAAGATGACCATCTCTCCAGTGAAGTAGCAGAAGATAAACCTCATGCTTCATTGGATATCGTGGTTCCTCAGGTCTCCCATGAAACTAGAGAGGATGTTGCACAGCAGAACGATTATGGGGTTCTTGTTTAG
- the LOC101255098 gene encoding aquaporin PIP2-7, which yields MSNEVSSALPERSSSPAKDYHEPPPAPFIGAAELKKWALYRALIAEFVATLLLLYIGQLTIMGYKSESDHDPCGSVGLLGVAWVFGGMVFILVYCTAGISGGHINPAVTFGLFLSRKISLIRGLLYIVVQYLGAICGTALVKAIYKSKFELYGGGVNSVSPGYTRGVAWSAEMIGTFVLVYTVLSATDSKRNARDSHVPVLAPLPIGFAVFLVHLATIPITGTGINPARSLGAAVIYNQQIAWEDLGIFSGGPFTGALIAAIYQLILRGCKWR from the exons atgagcaATGAAGTGAGTAGTGCATTGCCGGAGCGAAGTTCATCTCCGGCAAAGGACTACCACGAGCCACCGCCAGCGCCATTTATTGGCGCGGCGGAGCTAAAGAAATGGGCCTTGTATAGGGCCTTAATTGCAGAGTTTGTAGCAACTCTTTTGTTACTTTACATTGGACAGTTAACCATAATGGGATATAAGAGTGAAAGTGATCATGATCCATGTGGTAGTGTTGGGCTTCTTGGTGTTGCTTGGGTCTTTGGTGGCATGGTTTTCATTCTTGTATATTGTACTGCTGGCATTTCTG GTGGTCATATTAATCCAGCAGTGACCTTTGGGCTATTCCTTTCAAGGAAAATATCTTTAATAAGAGGCTTATTGTACATTGTAGTTCAATATTTGGGAGCCATTTGTGGTACTGCTCTAGTTAAGGCCATTTATAAATCTAAGTTCGAACTCTACGGTGGTGGCGTTAACTCGGTCAGCCCCGGCTATACTAGGGGCGTTGCATGGTCCGCGGAGATGATTGGAACATTTGTTCTTGTTTACACGGTTTTATCGGCCACTGACTCTAAGAGGAATGCTAGAGACTCACATGTTCCT GTGTTGGCCCCTCTACCAATTGGATTTGCTGTGTTTTTGGTCCACTTGGCCACAATCCCAATTACTGGCACAGGGATCAACCCTGCTAGAAGTCTTGGAGCTGCTGTCATCTACAATCAACAAATAGCATGGGAGGACCTT gGGATCTTTTCTGGAGGACCTTTCACAGGAGCACTTATTGCAGCAATCTACCAACTAATACTGAGGGGATGCAAATGGAGATAA